The nucleotide sequence TCTCAAGGGCGGTGAAAGCCTCGAGGATGATTTCGGGGGGAAGGTCGGGGAAATCGGTTCCGATGAGGACTGCCCGGCTGTGGTGGGCGTGGCGCCCTCCATGAGTTAGGCGCCGGCCCAGCGCAACCGCCATGCGCTGGCTCAGGTCGGAGCCGGTTTGAATCTGGTGGAGAAATGGGCCGGGGAGCCAACGGGCGAGGAGAGGCGCTTGAGGAGATTCTCTATTAAGAGCCCATTCGGCGGCGAGGCCGACTGTTGTCCTCGATTTCCTGATTTTGTGGGCAAGTCTCGCGGCATCTGCAAGAAACGCCTCGTAGAGACGGGCCGCACCTACCTCGCCGAGGGCGGGGATGAGCCGGGTTTTTGTTTTCCCTGGAATGGGGGGGCGGGCAAAAAGGATGAGAGTTTCCATATTTAATTTTAAAATCGCCTTGTGCGCTCTCGGAGTTAAGGACCTCGAATTGGCCTATATGCATAGGGAATTCGTGGGAATTTACATGGAGCATGTGGGTTTCACCTGTTAGAATGCGCCACTTATTGAAGCGGAGCAATATCTATTCATTCAACCCAAGGGAAGCGGAAAGCGAATGGATTTTAATCAGGAAGTCACGATTGCGGCGCCGAGAGAGAAGGTCTGGGAATTTATCTGGAATGTGGAAGAATTTGCGGGCTGTGTCCCCGGGGTCGAGAGCGTGACGAAGGTGGACGAGACGCATTATGAGGTTTTGGTGGTTCAGAAGGTAAGCTTTCTCAAGGCGAGTTTTAACATGAAGATTGAGGTGGCCGAGCAGCGCGAGCCCGAGTACATTCGCACGACAGGCGAGGGGAAGGATTCGAAAATTGCGGCGAGTCTCAAGCAGACAAACGAGGTGCGCCTCGAGGCGCTCTCGGAGGGTGAGACGAGGGTTAGTATTGACTCAACTGTTGATGTGTTTGGCAAGCTGGGTTCGCTTGGATTTAGCGTGATAAAGAATCAGGCGAACAAGATTTTCAATGAGTTCGCGAAGAATGTGAAAGGAAAGCTTGAATAGGGCGAGATTGCCTCGAAGCACGTTTGAGTAAATATGTTCAAGTCATTGTAAATAGGTTGTTTATATCGTCGGAATAGGTTATGTCGGGCCCTTATGTGCGGCATGTGGCACTAGGAGGTCTCCTGCACCTTTCCAAGCAAGGCTCCTAGCTGCCTGATCGAGATATTCTCCATACGTGAAACGGCATCAATTATTTTATCCCTTAGTTTCGCACTCGTATGGGGCTCGGTAAGGACCGCGAATTTCGCTCGCACGCCCTCCCAAGTCATTGGGGACACAGGAAAACCCTCGTAGCTGGATTTGTCCAGAGTGCATGCGGTGCCGTCTTTCATGGTGATTTTTATGCGAACCGGCGACTCAGCCGGATAGCGTGCTGTAAGGTCTGGTTTGCTTGAAATTGTTACTCGGTGGAGAAGCCTTTGTACGTCATCTGCTAGAATTCTCGCCATTTCGTACTGAGGGGGCATTACCTGGCCATCTAGAAGCACGGCTGAAAGCACATAGGGAAGACTGTGATCGGTGGTCTCCCTGGTGCGCACATCATGTTTATCCCCTGCGCCACCACCACCCATGATGAAATATGCGCGCTCATAGGTTTCGACCTCGATAGCTTCAATCTCGTTTGGCTCGATGGTGTTTTCAGCTTGAAGCTCGGAAACACCTTCGATAGCTGTCTGTGAATGTACCCCGGCGATGTATTTCTTGACGCTCACCCCGAGCATTTTCTCAAGCGAGCGATTCTCCCAATTAATATTAAAGGGTCCAGTCACAGACTCAAAAAGCCCGTAGGGGCCCTCGAAAATCTCGATGGGGCCCATAAACCCCGCGCATGGCTAGAAACGCTGCATGTATCCCGTTAAATGCGGCATTTGCCGTGGCGAATCCCTTCCAGTGGGAGATATGACCCGTGCGAGTGACGAGCAAGGGATTTTACGTCACCCCGGCCAGAGCAAGCGTATTCGCGGCCCGTGCGGGGTCGAGTCCCAGTGTCCGCGCAGTCCCGGCTGCCACGGCATAGGACATCGCCAGAGGCTGATCGAAGCCTCTCTTTTCTCCGTCAGCCGCTGCAGGGGTCCGCCTCCCTCCTATTGAGTGCCACATGTCGCACATAGGCCCTTGCGGCCCCACAGGGCGAATATCTCGATCAGGCCCACAACACACATAAATACAAATACTTAAACGTCGACAATGTTTCGTTTAATAGCTGGGCATCAACCACACATCCGCCGCTCACAAAAGCCGCACAATCAGCCCATATTCAGTTCAACAGCCGCACACTCGTCGGTATTGCCAGTCCATAAAGCCGCACACAAACAATCGCCGCCGGGCAGAGTCTCCGTCGCGCATATTCATCAATCGCACGTTCGTCGGTATCGCCGCAAATTTATCAGCGTAGCAGCTCATAGGCCCCGCATCGGTGCTCATATGCCGCACATCGAAATCCGCTTAGCCGCCAGCCGTTCACTTATGCAGCGCACATCCAAGGCCATCAGCCGCACATCCAAATCCACCCGGATACCCGCCGTTATCACCCCAGATCGGACAGATCCTCAGACCGCATACCCGCCGTTATCACTCCAGACCGGAACGGTCCCCCTGGCCGGGACGGCCCCCTGGCCGGAAATCCGTCGATATCCACAGTCCTCTGGCCGGGACGGCCCCTCAGGGGGCTCCCTGCTAAGGGCGCTCGATGTTCCATTCCTCCACCAGCTCGCAGCTGCTCGAGCGAAAGAGCGCCGATATCGGGCAGCGCCCATGGTGCTGGCGCTTTAGCTCCGCCACCCGCTCATCTGTTTCATCCGTCACCAGGCGAATGTTCACCTCCACATGGTCGAAATTGGGGGTGATGCCGTTGTCCGCGTCCCTTGCGCCAAGGGGGTCCGCCGTGCCTCTAACCTCGATGCTCTGATCGATCACATTAAAATCGAGCCCCTTGGCCACCTTGCCCGTAATCACCGTCACGCACGCCGCCAGCGCCCCGAGCGCAATCTCCCTTGGGGTGGGGCCCTCGTCCGTGCCGCCAGCTTTCAGCGGCTCATCGGCATAAAACACATGGCCTCTCGCTTTGAGTTCAATCTTGCATTCGCCCAATTTTGAGGCGCGCACGCGCCGCTCTTGTTTGACCATTTCCTCTTTGGCTGCCTCCGCCATCGTTTTCAGTCTCCTTTGATGAAAAAGTTCCGCGAAATTTTCTTCCGCGCTATGGGTAGCTCCAAGAGTTCCGGATTATAGGGGGTATTTAGCGATCGGGTAAATGGGTTGGGGGAGTCAAATCATTCGAAATTGTCTTCTTACGGTTTGAAAAAACAAAAACAATGTTGAAATGGACAATAGGCTATGAATTACGGTCAACAAAATAATGCCCGTCCCAAGCCCCGGAGTGTTTTTTAAGATTTCAGTTGGCACGATGATTTGTCTTAATGTGAAAATAAAAGTGCTGGAGACGTCGGAGGAGTAGCCTGCAACTCCCAACCACCAATAAATTGAAAAAGCTAGGCCCTGAATACCTAGCCACAAGATAAATGGGCGCCATATATTTTGGCCATATTCTGAAACCAAGTCGTACAAATGAGATATGAATCTTTCAGTTCGAGATGTGTTTCTTAAATTCCGAAGAGCCTTCTGCTCTAGGGCATAGAACATAGCCTCCTCTCTTCGTGCTCTCCGATCTTCCATGAATTGCTTCAAAGTTCGGTAGGCCAAAAAGGCACTTGAGTGTGTCCAATTTTCGAATTTTGTTCCTATGAAATTTGTATCCTGGTGAAGTGTGCAGTTGTGAAAAGAAGGAGGGTATTTGAAGGTGGTTTCTGAGAAGTTTGTTGAATTGGTAAATCTGCGATTTAAAAAAGTTACAGGACCGCAAAAGATTGCCTTAAAGAAAGAAATAAGTTCAAAAAAAGAAGATTCCCTATTGTCTTCGGTGCATGAAAAATCTATTTTTCTGTAAAAAGTTGAATGCTCAAAATTATTATTACCTGCAAACTTTGTGTTCTGAAAGGAAGATTCTCCGTGGAAATTGGCATGTTTCCAATTTGACCCACTTCCAATTCGACAGTTGGTAAATTCAAATGAAAGTTCTTGAGCTTTAGATTTATCTTTCTCAATATTTTTACAGAAATGGGCTTCTTTGAAATTTGCGAATTTTGAAAATTCGCAACCACGAAAAACTGCGTTGTTGAAAAATTTGGAATTCTGAAAGCTTGTAATTGAAGTGAAGTTTATGGTGAAGATAGCATTGCCGATAAATTTAGCTTCTTGGAATGTCGCCTCGCCTTGACTTCGACCCTTGAACGAAACTTCGTCACAAAATGTTGCATTTGAAAAGTCCGTATCAGATCCTAAATCCTCAAATGTCACTTCATTATGGAAGTTGGCTTCCTTGAAAGCAAGGGACCCTTGAAAGGTATTGTTGCTGAAACTGAAGTGTGTCTTTTCTGAAAAGGTCGTATTCTCTGAAAAGGAAATCTCTGATTCCTTGGGACCTCGAACGAAAAATTTAAGTTCTGTTTCAAAAAGTGAGCCATCAAATATCGCTTTTCCTGAAAAAATAGGGTTGATGAACTCTGCGGTGTCTCCGTAGAATTTCACATTTTTGAATTCTGCATTTACACCATCGCTTTCAAAAGTAGTGCCATTGAAATCGGCTGAAGAATGGAATTCAGCATTGTTGAATATCGCTCTTTTGCCGAATGTCGCTTTTTGAAAAAATGCGGATGATTTAAAGATAGAACCTTCGAAATTTGCTTCTGCATTGAATTTTGCGCCCTGAAAATCTGCGGGTCCATAAAAAGTACAATTGTTCCAATCTATGTTGGGAACTGCTCCGTTAAATTGTTTGGGGAAATAATCTGGAGGAAATTCCGATGGAAAGATAGTTCCTGATAGGTCATAGGGAAGGTTGAGATTTCCATGACTGTAAAAGTTGGCAATATTTTTGATAATGGTGCTGTTGAATGTATCCGTTTTATTTGTCCATTTGGCCTTGTCGGATTTCTCTCCCTTTTCATTTTCTAGGGGCAAATGAAACTGGCACCACAGTTGGCCGGAGAACTTTGTTAGTTCATGTTCAGCTACATTGAACTGACATTCCATGTTTTCCTTGTTAGGACCTGTTTTGTTTTTATGTATATACGCGCAGGACACTGACTGTTCCTCGTAAGGAGTGATGTTATATAAGGCAAATTATATCTTATTTTAGTCTAAATGAAATCATTGCTTAGGTTAATCTGTCAATTAGCGGACATATATGCCTCCACCTCGCAATCCCCGCTCAATCGTTATTTTTTCTTGGCGGCGGAACTATGCGAGCGGCGCTATGAGGCCCGAGGCCGCCCGGAGCGGGGTGGTCTGACTATCGTAAATCGCCGCCTTGCGGCCTTATTCTTCCGTAATGCCCTCTAGAGACATGGGCTCCCCGTTCACAACAACGGTGCTCTCCAAGGGCACGGGCTGAACGATTAACTGTTCGGCATAACACCCCCCTTTGGCGCAGCGAATGAGGTGGGCTATTTTCTCCCTTGGCTCATCCGATTCAATCTCTAAATGTGTCTTGAAACCCTTATGATGAACCCCGACGGTGCCCTTAATCACCGAGCCGTGGAGCAGGTAGTCGCCCTCGACGCGGCAGCGCCCGCTTTTGATGGTCATCTTCAACATGTGCGCGTACCGCGCAACCTGGGTGAGCAGTCAAAAACCAATGGCGGTGCCGAGCATGGGCATGGGGGGCGGATATTTGCCCGTGCCGCCGATGCGCGCCGACTCATCGGTGTAAATGGTCCATCCGGCGGACTCGCCCACCTTGAGCATGGGTTCATTTTCCATTGTTTTAGTGTCGGCCCGAAGCTCCATGAGCACCCCTTTGGGGGGAAGCTCTGGTTTATCGGTAATCCGCTCGCCGGGCGCGGTTGGCGCCTCGCTCCATTTTAGGGGTTGCTCTTCCATGGGGTTTGTCTCCTGTCGGTAAAAAAGATGCGTGAAATTTTGTGGGCGCTAAATGCTAAAATTTTAGCGTGCCCAATGTTATGCGCTTTGGTATCGCCAATTTTTATTATGCCCGACCGGTGTGTGGTTAGATTTTATCACACCACCCGGTTCGGGTCAGGGGTGGCTACCCCTAGTCGAAGACGACGGCAGCGCGGCCCGTGATTTTATTGTCCTGTATTTCCTGGAACGCGGTTTCGGTGTCCTCGAGTTGAAATGTTTTGGTGACGATGGGCTTTATCAGGCCGCTTTTAACGAGCTGGAGCGAGCGGCGAAGCTCAAGCATCGAGCAATAGCGCGAGCCGTGGATTTCCTGGGCCATCTGGAGCACGCGCTGGGGATCGACGGTGAATTTGGGTGATACGCCGCCAAAGGCCGAGGGCGCGCGCGAGCCGACGATAACCAATTTCCCGCCTTTCCCAAGGGTGTCCATGCCGGCCTCTAAGGTTTCTTTAGAGCCCACATAATCGATGTAGGCATCAACGCCGCGCCCTTTAGTTAAGGCCGTTATTTCCTCAACGGTGTCGGAGTCTGAGGCATCGATGGTGGCGATGGCGCCGAGCTTGGCCACGGTTTCGAGCTTTTGTTTTGAAACATCAACGCCGATGACCTCGCCGCCACAAAGCTGCGCCATCTGGACGGCGTGGATGGCGACGCCCCCCCCTGCGCCAATAATGGCCACCTTATCGCCGGGCTTTATCTGGGCCTCGGCGGTGCAGTTGTGATAGGGGGTGCAAATGCCGTCTGCCGCCACGCAGGCATCAAGCGGCGTTATGCCCTCTGGGATCTTGCACAGGTTGAGCGCGGGAATTGAGGCGTACTCGGCGTAGCCGCCATCATGCACAAGGCCAAGGTAGCCTTTAAAATTTTCGCAAAGGGTTTCGCGCCCGCTGCGGCAAAAATCGCACGAATGGCACACGAGATAAAAATGCGCGGTAACAAGATCGCCAACCGAGACGCACTCGACGGCAGAGCCTGTTTCAATGACCTCGGCGGCGATTTCGTGGCCCATGATGCGGGGGAACTTGTCGATGGTGCCCGGCGTGCGGCGCATCAAAACAGGGGTGAGCCCAACGCCCGTGGCCTTTAGCTTGACGAGAGCGTCGTTTGGCCCAACGGCGGGGACGGGGACTTCCTCTAGCTTGAACGGGCCGCCCAATTCGTGGACGCGCATGGCTTTCATCGTGGCTGGCATGGTGTGGACCCCCTTGTCATGAAAAATTTGAATCGAAAAATCTGCGCCAAAATAATTAAAGTTGAGTGATGGTCTTTATTATACCCTGCATAGCGCTTTTGCGCCGCTCTGGGCCGGGAGCTGAGGGGAGGGTGTTTGGTAGGCAGCCTTGCTCGATGCTCAGACGCGCTTGTCGACGGTGGCCTCGCGCGGGCGGCCGCAATTGGCGCATTTGGCAGCAACGGGCACCATGTGGCCGCAGCGCGGGCAGGTCATGGCGATGGGTTTATCATGGAGCGCCTCGGTGGACTCCTCAAGGAGTTCCTTAAAAGAGGGCGCGCGAAAGTGGTGAACGATTCGCTTTAAAATCCCTTTTTTCTTCTCTGGCATCGCTTTTGTCTTTCCCCGCCGGGGCTGGGATAATGATTCGGGCGGCCCTGCGAGAAAAATTATCTCACAATAGCTGCGGGGGCGCGATTCTTTGGATGCGGGCCGGGCCCCGTAGCGGTCTTGGGCTCGTGGCTGGACCGTGGTGGTCCTGGGTCCGGGCATGATGCGGGATGAGATTTTTTAGGAAACGATATTTTTCAAGTTCAATAACTTGTGGAGAGATAAAACCTGTGATTTTTAAACTCTTTTTGTTGTTCACGGCGGTGCCGCTCCTTGAGCTGATGATTCTAATTGAGTTGGGAAGCGCCCTGGGGCTCTCGACAACCGTGGGCATCGTTCTGCTCACGGGGGCAATTGGGGCCTGGGCCGCCCGTACCCAAGGTTTTTATGTGCTCAAAAAGATTCAGGAAGAAACGAGCGCCGGGCGCCTTCCGGCGGATCAGCTCGTGGACGGCGCGATGGTGCTCGTGGGCGGGGTGTTTCTCATCACGCCGGGCCTGCTGACCGATTGCACCGGTTTTGCGCTGATGGTGCCCGCCGTGCGGGGGATTCTTCGGGGCATATTGATGAGAAAGTTCGAGGCAAAAATGAAGGACGGCAGCTTGCGGATTCATCATGGCTGAGGCTGTTGCCTATGATGAGACGCACCGCCCGGCCCTGCTGGCGCTCATGCGCGAGGCCTTTGAGGGGCAGGGTGATGAAAAATTCCTTGATTCCCTGATAGCGGGGAGCGAGCGCATATGGCTCGCGGCGGGCGCTGGCGACGATTTTAATGGGTTTTGCCGTGTCGTTGCCGATGAGGAGACGCGCGCCCGGGGGCGGGCCTGCATGGATATTCTTTATCTCGGGGCCCTGGCGCCTGAAATATCGCCAGCGAGTCGCGAGGCTGGCAAGGCGCTGATAGAGGCGGTGCGCGGCCATGCGCGGGAAAAAGATTTTGACGGCATCTGGAGCTATTTCAGCGAGCCGCTCGACCCGGATTTCATTGACGAGACAAATGGAAAGCGCCTCCGGGAGATTCGCCTGCTTCGGCTTGAACTGGACGATGCGCATCACGTGCCTCAGCTTCCCGAGGGCTACCGGTTGCGACCGTTCAGCTTGCCGGATGATTTGTCGCTCGCCGCCCAAATTTACAACGACACTTTTGCCGAGATGTGGAATTTTTGGTCCCATTC is from Nitrospinaceae bacterium and encodes:
- a CDS encoding glycosyltransferase is translated as METLILFARPPIPGKTKTRLIPALGEVGAARLYEAFLADAARLAHKIRKSRTTVGLAAEWALNRESPQAPLLARWLPGPFLHQIQTGSDLSQRMAVALGRRLTHGGRHAHHSRAVLIGTDFPDLPPEIILEAFTALEKNENAAALGPAKDRGYYLIGLNHLTPGVFTGIEWGGPGVFEAQKKNLEALGYLIHTLPEWGDVDEPGDLENLRTRLGDNPSAAHATRTALGIN
- a CDS encoding carbon monoxide dehydrogenase subunit G, which produces MDFNQEVTIAAPREKVWEFIWNVEEFAGCVPGVESVTKVDETHYEVLVVQKVSFLKASFNMKIEVAEQREPEYIRTTGEGKDSKIAASLKQTNEVRLEALSEGETRVSIDSTVDVFGKLGSLGFSVIKNQANKIFNEFAKNVKGKLE
- a CDS encoding OsmC family protein, producing the protein MAEAAKEEMVKQERRVRASKLGECKIELKARGHVFYADEPLKAGGTDEGPTPREIALGALAACVTVITGKVAKGLDFNVIDQSIEVRGTADPLGARDADNGITPNFDHVEVNIRLVTDETDERVAELKRQHHGRCPISALFRSSSCELVEEWNIERP
- a CDS encoding pentapeptide repeat-containing protein — encoded protein: MECQFNVAEHELTKFSGQLWCQFHLPLENEKGEKSDKAKWTNKTDTFNSTIIKNIANFYSHGNLNLPYDLSGTIFPSEFPPDYFPKQFNGAVPNIDWNNCTFYGPADFQGAKFNAEANFEGSIFKSSAFFQKATFGKRAIFNNAEFHSSADFNGTTFESDGVNAEFKNVKFYGDTAEFINPIFSGKAIFDGSLFETELKFFVRGPKESEISFSENTTFSEKTHFSFSNNTFQGSLAFKEANFHNEVTFEDLGSDTDFSNATFCDEVSFKGRSQGEATFQEAKFIGNAIFTINFTSITSFQNSKFFNNAVFRGCEFSKFANFKEAHFCKNIEKDKSKAQELSFEFTNCRIGSGSNWKHANFHGESSFQNTKFAGNNNFEHSTFYRKIDFSCTEDNRESSFFELISFFKAIFCGPVTFLNRRFTNSTNFSETTFKYPPSFHNCTLHQDTNFIGTKFENWTHSSAFLAYRTLKQFMEDRRARREEAMFYALEQKALRNLRNTSRTERFISHLYDLVSEYGQNIWRPFILWLGIQGLAFSIYWWLGVAGYSSDVSSTFIFTLRQIIVPTEILKNTPGLGTGIILLTVIHSLLSISTLFLFFQTVRRQFRMI
- a CDS encoding zinc-binding dehydrogenase, producing MPATMKAMRVHELGGPFKLEEVPVPAVGPNDALVKLKATGVGLTPVLMRRTPGTIDKFPRIMGHEIAAEVIETGSAVECVSVGDLVTAHFYLVCHSCDFCRSGRETLCENFKGYLGLVHDGGYAEYASIPALNLCKIPEGITPLDACVAADGICTPYHNCTAEAQIKPGDKVAIIGAGGGVAIHAVQMAQLCGGEVIGVDVSKQKLETVAKLGAIATIDASDSDTVEEITALTKGRGVDAYIDYVGSKETLEAGMDTLGKGGKLVIVGSRAPSAFGGVSPKFTVDPQRVLQMAQEIHGSRYCSMLELRRSLQLVKSGLIKPIVTKTFQLEDTETAFQEIQDNKITGRAAVVFD
- a CDS encoding FxsA family protein, producing MIFKLFLLFTAVPLLELMILIELGSALGLSTTVGIVLLTGAIGAWAARTQGFYVLKKIQEETSAGRLPADQLVDGAMVLVGGVFLITPGLLTDCTGFALMVPAVRGILRGILMRKFEAKMKDGSLRIHHG
- a CDS encoding GNAT family N-acetyltransferase — its product is MAEAVAYDETHRPALLALMREAFEGQGDEKFLDSLIAGSERIWLAAGAGDDFNGFCRVVADEETRARGRACMDILYLGALAPEISPASREAGKALIEAVRGHAREKDFDGIWSYFSEPLDPDFIDETNGKRLREIRLLRLELDDAHHVPQLPEGYRLRPFSLPDDLSLAAQIYNDTFAEMWNFWSHSENDIAHWFESADTAPEDCFLLEYEGADLSPGAGIAVLAIDRARIEGGDRTAYLPDIGVARDHRRRGLGGVLMAAMVGRAKEQNLLAIELIVDDLDPAAKAFYKNIGFVEMGKITVYEW